The nucleotide window CAATGTCGCCAGACCATAGCGCAGGCGCCGGGTTTCCAGTTCATCGAGCAGCGTGCCGAGAATCGCGCAGCCGGTGGCGCCGAGCGGGTGGCCCATGGCGATGGAACCGCCGTTGACGTTGACCCTGTCCGGGTCGATGGCCATGTCTTTGATGAACTTGAGCACGACCGAGGCGAACGCTTCGTTGACTTCGAACAGGTCGATGTCTTCGACCCGCAGCCCGGCCTTGGCCAGTGCCTTGCGGGTGGCCGGCGCCGGGCCGGTGAGCATGATGGTCGGGGCGGTGCTGGTGACGGCCGTGGCGACGATCCGCGCCCGTGGCTGCAAGCCCAGCGCCCGGCCACAAGCTTCGGAGCCGATCAGCATCAGCGCCGCGCCATCGACGATCCCGGAACTGTTGCCCGGCGTGTGAACGTGGTTGATCCGCTCGACCTGGCTGTAAACCCGCAATGCCGTGGCGTCAAAGCCCATTTGCCCGATCATTTCGAAGCTCGGCTTGAGCTTGCCCAAGCCTTCCATGGTCGATTCGGCGCGAATGAACTCATCGTGATCGAGCAGGATGATGCCGTTCTGGTCCTGCACCGGCACCAGCGACTTGTTGAACGAACCGTTCGCCCGCGCCCGTGCAGCCTTCTGCTGGGAGTGCAGCGCGAAAGCATCGACGTCCTGACGGCTGAAGCCTTCAATCGTGGCGATCAGGTCGGCGCCCACGCCCTGGGGCGTGAAATGGTTGTGCAAATTGGTTTCCGGGTCCAGCGCCCAAGCGCCGCCATCGCTGCCCATGGGTACGCGGGACATCGACTCGACGCCACCGACCACCACCAGATCTTCGAAGCCGGAACGCACTTTCATCGCGCCCAGGTTCACCGCTTCCAGCCCCGACGCGCAGAAGCGATTGAGCTGCATCCCGGCCACACTGACGTCCCAATCGGCCACCTGGGTGGCGGTCTTGGCGATGTCGGCCCCCTGATCGCCGATGGGCGTCACACAGCCGAGCACCACGTCATCGACCTGACTGGTGTCCAGGGACGTGCGCCGCTGCAACGCCCTCAGCAGCCCGGCCACCAGGTTCACAGGTTTGACGCTGTGCAACGCGCCATTGGCTTTGCCTTTGCCACGGGGCGTGCGTAACGCGTCGAATATCAAGGCTTGGGTCATGACGTCCTCGAACCTGGTGGTGAATGGAAATCAAAGGATCAAAAGATCGCAGCCTTCGGCGGCTCCTACGGGAGGCCGCGAGATTCTGATCTTTATGCATTCACCTTATGCCGAGCAGCCGTGGATTCAATGACCACAGTGCTCACTGGCGTTGACGGTCACGCTCAGACGAACGGTAGTCAGCTACCGGATTAACCGATTCATGTCACCAAGCTGTCTAGCCAACGGGCGCCCAAGTAGCTGGCCATAGGCCTCATGCCTTTTTAACAGCAACTAGTGCCAATCCCATACGAAATGGATCTAAGCCAAGCGTGAC belongs to Pseudomonas sp. B21-015 and includes:
- a CDS encoding acetyl-CoA C-acetyltransferase; protein product: MTQALIFDALRTPRGKGKANGALHSVKPVNLVAGLLRALQRRTSLDTSQVDDVVLGCVTPIGDQGADIAKTATQVADWDVSVAGMQLNRFCASGLEAVNLGAMKVRSGFEDLVVVGGVESMSRVPMGSDGGAWALDPETNLHNHFTPQGVGADLIATIEGFSRQDVDAFALHSQQKAARARANGSFNKSLVPVQDQNGIILLDHDEFIRAESTMEGLGKLKPSFEMIGQMGFDATALRVYSQVERINHVHTPGNSSGIVDGAALMLIGSEACGRALGLQPRARIVATAVTSTAPTIMLTGPAPATRKALAKAGLRVEDIDLFEVNEAFASVVLKFIKDMAIDPDRVNVNGGSIAMGHPLGATGCAILGTLLDELETRRLRYGLATLCVGGGMGIATIIERL